From one Luteolibacter sp. SL250 genomic stretch:
- a CDS encoding excinuclease ABC subunit UvrC, with translation MKDRPRMAGSDLRSRLGEVPHQPGVYLMKDRLGSIIYVGKARDLRKRMSNYFMASRKTRADLKTRALIDSIADFEFHVVRNEQESLLLEGKLIKDYRPRYNVAFRDDKRFLLVKVRMEDPWPKFATTRLKKEDGARYFGPFPHSGALRETISWINRACGLRVCRPVVPGESDYKHCNADIIRNCSAPCIGRIDRAAYLLKVEEACRMLEGKGRKEMFDNLRAEMERAAANLDFEKAANLRDVMLNLEKTLSPTRQFTRGRGVPTTVKPVEDLADLGEALHLSGPPRVMECFDISNVSSNHIVASMVRFTDGKPDNQNYRRYRIRTVEGQDDFASMAEVIRRRYSRILMENSAADPDADISQEDVVEAQRRLAREGRAKIVLPDLVIVDGGKGQLGMAVRELGNLGLHDLPVIGLAKQREEVFVPGRSEPILIPHDRGALKLLQRIRDEAHRFANGYNALLYRRRMKESLLDEVPGMSPRKKKLLLEKFGSVERVKKATAKQIAEIPGISEKSAAAILDWLS, from the coding sequence ATGAAGGATCGACCGCGGATGGCAGGGAGTGACTTGAGATCAAGGCTTGGCGAGGTGCCACATCAACCCGGCGTCTACCTGATGAAGGACCGCCTGGGTTCCATCATTTATGTCGGGAAGGCGCGGGATCTCCGGAAGCGGATGTCGAACTATTTCATGGCGTCGCGGAAGACCCGGGCGGACCTGAAGACACGCGCGCTGATCGATTCCATCGCGGATTTCGAGTTCCACGTCGTCCGCAACGAGCAGGAGTCCCTGCTGCTGGAGGGCAAGCTGATCAAGGACTACCGCCCGCGCTACAATGTCGCCTTCCGGGACGACAAGCGGTTCCTGCTGGTGAAGGTCCGGATGGAGGATCCGTGGCCGAAGTTCGCGACCACCCGCCTGAAAAAAGAGGACGGTGCGCGGTATTTCGGGCCATTCCCCCATTCGGGGGCGCTGCGGGAGACCATCTCCTGGATCAACCGGGCCTGCGGGCTGCGGGTCTGCCGCCCGGTGGTGCCGGGGGAAAGCGACTACAAGCACTGCAATGCGGACATCATCCGCAACTGTTCCGCGCCGTGCATCGGGCGGATCGACCGTGCCGCCTATTTGCTGAAAGTGGAGGAGGCCTGCCGGATGCTGGAGGGGAAGGGGCGCAAGGAGATGTTCGACAACCTCCGCGCCGAAATGGAACGCGCCGCCGCGAACCTGGATTTCGAGAAAGCGGCGAACCTCCGTGACGTGATGCTCAACCTGGAGAAGACGCTGAGCCCGACGCGCCAGTTCACCCGTGGCCGCGGGGTGCCCACCACGGTGAAGCCGGTGGAGGATCTGGCGGATCTCGGGGAGGCGTTGCACCTCTCCGGTCCGCCCCGTGTCATGGAGTGCTTTGACATTTCCAACGTCTCCTCCAACCACATCGTCGCTTCGATGGTCCGCTTCACGGATGGCAAGCCGGACAACCAGAACTACCGCCGCTACCGCATCCGCACCGTGGAGGGGCAGGATGACTTCGCCTCCATGGCGGAAGTCATCCGGCGGCGCTACTCCCGCATCCTCATGGAAAATTCCGCCGCGGACCCGGATGCGGACATTTCCCAGGAAGATGTCGTTGAGGCCCAGCGGCGGCTCGCCCGGGAGGGGCGGGCGAAGATCGTGCTGCCGGACCTGGTGATCGTGGACGGCGGCAAGGGGCAGCTCGGCATGGCGGTGAGGGAGTTGGGCAACCTCGGCCTGCATGACCTGCCGGTGATCGGTCTGGCGAAACAGCGGGAGGAAGTGTTCGTCCCCGGCCGCAGCGAACCGATCCTCATCCCGCACGACCGCGGTGCCCTCAAGCTCCTCCAGCGCATCCGGGATGAGGCCCACCGCTTCGCCAACGGCTACAACGCGCTGCTCTACCGCAGGCGGATGAAGGAAAGCCTGCTCGACGAGGTGCCGGGCATGTCACCGCGGAAGAAGAAACTCCTGCTGGAAAAGTTCGGCAGCGTGGAGCGGGTGAAAAAGGCGACTGCCAAACAAATCGCGGAAATCCCCGGTATCTCGGAGAAATCCGCCGCTGCCATTCTCGATTGGCTTTCCTGA
- a CDS encoding MotA/TolQ/ExbB proton channel family protein: MKCRLLTIAGMLISALSVSAAPVATGAPQEKGLIELFASGGYTMYALLVISVILVLFILVFLATIRRNAVVSDKFMSAADAMIRRRDYLGLIAYCHRQNESIARVIQKSLEFLTKNPNAPFIEVRSLAEAEGSRQAGTLTSRITYLADIAAIAPMVGLLGTVLGMIKSFIHISGGAGQGVRQMELAGGVSEALIATASGLIIAIPALVFYSFFRGRVFRYVSELEAASAHLMAILNSQIERQPSGPSYATPAARGGRGDDFAMPTPAPLGAERPDLHGI; encoded by the coding sequence ATGAAGTGCCGCCTCCTGACCATCGCGGGGATGTTGATCTCCGCGCTTTCCGTTTCCGCTGCTCCCGTCGCAACCGGCGCCCCACAAGAGAAAGGACTGATCGAGCTGTTCGCCTCCGGCGGATACACGATGTACGCCCTGCTGGTGATTTCCGTGATCCTCGTCCTGTTCATCCTGGTCTTCCTCGCCACCATCCGCCGCAACGCCGTGGTGAGTGACAAGTTCATGAGCGCCGCGGACGCCATGATCCGCCGCCGGGACTATCTGGGTCTCATCGCCTACTGCCACCGGCAGAACGAATCGATCGCCCGTGTGATCCAGAAGTCCCTGGAATTCCTCACGAAGAACCCGAACGCCCCGTTCATCGAAGTCCGCAGCCTCGCTGAGGCGGAAGGCTCCCGGCAGGCGGGCACCCTCACCTCCCGCATCACCTATCTCGCTGACATCGCGGCCATCGCGCCGATGGTGGGTCTGCTGGGAACGGTGCTCGGGATGATCAAGTCATTCATCCACATTTCCGGCGGAGCCGGCCAAGGCGTGCGCCAGATGGAGCTGGCGGGCGGTGTTTCCGAAGCGCTGATCGCCACCGCATCCGGCCTGATCATCGCGATTCCCGCATTGGTGTTCTACTCCTTCTTCCGCGGACGTGTTTTCCGCTACGTTTCCGAGCTGGAAGCGGCCTCCGCCCACCTGATGGCCATCCTGAACAGCCAGATCGAGCGCCAGCCGTCAGGGCCTTCCTACGCCACCCCCGCAGCCAGAGGCGGCCGGGGTGATGACTTCGCCATGCCGACGCCCGCACCGCTGGGCGCGGAGCGTCCGGACCTGCACGGCATCTGA
- a CDS encoding biopolymer transporter ExbD encodes MKFNRHLPPPAPMNLVPMIDVLFLLLAFFIISWQFSQSETELNVSVPTAEEGADSEQQRGEIIINILADLSIRVEGRTVTLPELQEKLTSLAKDYKNQPVRLRGDATVPYQRMVDVIDTCQKAGIWNISFASQAPKENQ; translated from the coding sequence ATGAAGTTCAACCGCCACCTCCCTCCTCCGGCACCCATGAATCTGGTGCCGATGATCGACGTGTTGTTCCTGCTGCTGGCGTTCTTCATCATTTCCTGGCAGTTCTCCCAGTCCGAGACGGAACTGAACGTCTCCGTCCCGACCGCGGAGGAAGGCGCGGACTCCGAGCAACAACGGGGCGAAATCATCATCAACATCCTCGCGGACCTTTCGATCCGGGTGGAGGGCCGCACCGTGACCCTCCCCGAGCTGCAGGAAAAACTCACCTCCCTGGCCAAAGACTACAAAAACCAGCCGGTGCGGCTGCGGGGGGACGCAACCGTCCCCTACCAGCGGATGGTGGATGTCATCGACACCTGCCAAAAAGCGGGGATCTGGAACATTTCGTTCGCTTCCCAAGCTCCGAAAGAGAATCAATGA
- a CDS encoding tetratricopeptide repeat protein encodes MNRALPFLFLTAGALSAQPPRAETVNEVLEQDPGEAFFQRCKNRFNQGVQAADVENRILIFQHAGELLENYISQFPNHKNTESAYYFLGESLYQSGVPDAGRQRFSTLLNRYPDGPWAALAAYKLGLEHYNRREYAFAAPLFERYALNAAKPSERPRGNYNAGDCYRLLGRDREALAAFRKVIDDPAGAPMVPKAKFFTGKILLKSGDAKQALPLFEEVAGNSGNPNELRGDAALAASDAAAKLEQHDVADKYLQFILTQPGMEAFRADAQITLMRQAFDRKEYKKVIEIYQRNSAPAEGEREAARLTLAARAYMENKQPQEAMQLFREVEKLVPESNLAFLAAYYRLHCFFQIEGRHVPDQVDGFLQIYRRTRPPDDPKIQTVLLLKAETLFSSGKNAEAAKAFAEIDANAISEQNRPGLLYNRGWCMAEAGDLQGAIRSLSEFIAKYPKDERAPSALMKRAQSYAQSGDNAKAIADFDQLTAEGMPDDLSTAAWIESARLRRTEDNVPDMIVRYKGLLAKKNINDNQSAEANFRIGWGLVKQNTHAEAIAFLEKARALDAKTYGKHSGLLLCMAYGAMLDAQKLSAEINLAIEGGYNEELADQTIQWAGMQAYNGGDYKSTARFLNLIANPEEPRETAKEIWRYLGKARFETGDYEGALTAANNVLAVEDNASWKADGLVDKGRALLALDRIAEARVAANESEDLHPTGRTSVLLGILNGDLFDKEGALDRAAGAYNRIVQFAGDAELKPLALHKLIQLRERTDDKAGADKLRQQLQKEFPNWKPPGNAP; translated from the coding sequence TTGAACCGCGCGCTACCTTTCCTTTTCCTCACCGCCGGAGCCCTCTCGGCCCAGCCGCCGCGTGCCGAAACGGTGAACGAAGTCCTCGAACAGGACCCCGGCGAGGCGTTCTTCCAGCGATGCAAGAACCGCTTCAACCAGGGCGTCCAGGCCGCGGACGTGGAAAACCGCATCCTGATCTTCCAGCATGCCGGGGAGTTGCTGGAGAACTACATCAGCCAGTTTCCGAACCACAAGAACACGGAGAGCGCCTACTATTTCCTGGGGGAATCCCTCTACCAAAGCGGCGTGCCTGACGCGGGAAGGCAAAGGTTCTCCACGCTCCTCAACCGCTATCCGGACGGCCCCTGGGCGGCGCTCGCCGCCTACAAGCTGGGACTCGAACACTACAACCGCCGCGAGTATGCCTTCGCCGCGCCTCTCTTCGAACGCTACGCGCTCAACGCGGCGAAGCCATCGGAGCGTCCGCGGGGAAACTACAATGCGGGCGACTGCTACCGCCTGCTCGGCCGGGACCGCGAGGCTCTGGCCGCCTTCAGGAAAGTCATCGACGACCCGGCGGGTGCACCAATGGTCCCGAAAGCGAAGTTCTTCACGGGCAAGATCCTCCTGAAGTCCGGTGACGCGAAACAGGCGCTGCCCCTCTTCGAGGAAGTGGCCGGCAACAGCGGCAACCCCAACGAACTGCGGGGGGATGCCGCACTGGCGGCGTCCGACGCGGCAGCGAAACTGGAGCAACATGACGTGGCGGACAAGTACCTCCAGTTCATCCTCACCCAGCCGGGCATGGAAGCATTCCGCGCGGACGCGCAGATCACGCTGATGAGACAGGCCTTCGACCGGAAGGAATACAAGAAAGTCATCGAGATCTACCAACGCAACAGCGCCCCCGCCGAAGGGGAACGTGAAGCGGCACGGCTGACGCTGGCCGCGCGCGCCTACATGGAGAACAAGCAGCCGCAGGAGGCGATGCAGCTTTTCCGGGAGGTGGAGAAACTCGTGCCGGAGAGCAACCTGGCTTTCCTCGCCGCGTATTACCGCCTCCACTGCTTCTTCCAGATCGAAGGCCGCCACGTGCCAGACCAGGTGGATGGATTCCTGCAGATCTACCGCCGGACCCGCCCCCCGGATGACCCGAAGATCCAGACCGTCTTGCTGCTGAAAGCGGAGACCCTTTTCTCCAGCGGCAAGAATGCGGAAGCCGCGAAGGCATTCGCCGAGATCGACGCCAACGCCATCAGCGAACAGAACCGCCCCGGCCTGCTCTACAACCGTGGCTGGTGCATGGCGGAAGCGGGAGACCTCCAGGGCGCCATCCGCTCCCTGAGCGAGTTCATCGCCAAGTATCCCAAGGACGAACGCGCGCCATCCGCGCTGATGAAACGCGCCCAATCCTATGCGCAGAGCGGGGATAACGCGAAAGCCATCGCCGACTTCGACCAGCTCACCGCCGAAGGCATGCCGGATGACCTTTCCACCGCGGCGTGGATCGAGTCCGCCCGCCTGCGGAGGACGGAGGACAATGTCCCCGACATGATCGTCCGCTACAAGGGGCTCCTCGCCAAAAAGAACATCAATGACAACCAGTCCGCGGAAGCGAACTTCCGGATCGGCTGGGGCCTGGTGAAACAGAACACCCACGCCGAGGCTATCGCCTTCCTGGAAAAGGCGCGCGCCCTGGACGCCAAAACCTATGGCAAGCACTCCGGCCTCCTGCTGTGCATGGCCTATGGAGCGATGCTGGACGCACAGAAACTCTCCGCCGAAATCAACCTCGCCATCGAGGGTGGATACAACGAGGAACTGGCGGACCAAACGATCCAGTGGGCAGGCATGCAGGCCTACAACGGAGGCGACTACAAATCGACCGCCCGCTTCCTCAACCTGATCGCCAACCCTGAGGAGCCCAGGGAAACCGCCAAGGAAATCTGGCGTTATCTGGGCAAAGCGCGCTTTGAGACCGGTGATTACGAAGGGGCCCTCACCGCCGCCAACAACGTGCTGGCCGTGGAGGACAACGCAAGCTGGAAGGCCGATGGACTGGTGGACAAGGGACGTGCACTGCTCGCCCTCGACCGCATCGCGGAAGCGCGGGTGGCTGCGAATGAGTCGGAGGATCTCCATCCAACCGGCCGCACCAGTGTTCTGCTCGGGATTCTAAACGGGGATCTTTTTGACAAGGAGGGAGCGCTCGACCGTGCCGCCGGTGCCTACAACAGGATCGTCCAGTTCGCGGGGGATGCGGAACTCAAGCCACTGGCCCTCCACAAGCTGATCCAGCTCCGCGAACGCACCGACGACAAAGCTGGAGCGGACAAGCTCCGCCAGCAGCTCCAGAAGGAGTTCCCCAACTGGAAGCCTCCAGGCAACGCTCCTTGA
- the speA gene encoding biosynthetic arginine decarboxylase, producing MTPPATATGKSSKRPAEKAWSPDKSADLYGVDSWGHGFFGVNKAGHVTVNLTDEDTTAEVSLHEVVEGLRDRGTHLPVLLRFRDLLHSRITELNESFRKAIKDVKYRGEYRGVYPIKVNQQRQVIEEISEFGKKYHYGLEAGSKPELIAALAHMHDPEAYIICNGYKDEEFIDLALTTQKMGLKIMLVLEMPSELGLILERSRKIGVLPNLGVRIRLSTKGSGHWQESAGDKSVFGLSANQIIDVVDQLKDAGYLGCLKMLHYHQGSQIPNIAAIREGCTEAVRVYCDLVKEGAPMGVLDIGGGMAVDYDGSHTNFASSCNYSIAEYCTDIVETVSQVCDKAGIAHPNLISESGRAIVAYYSVLVFNILDVTSAQTSEAAPAIPEKAPQNLINIIDINKTLSTKNLQESYNDALYYRDQLRAQFFYGAATLRERGLGEAWFWHILTRISKLIADLDEIPEDLRELSSTLVDYYYGNFSLFQSLPDSWAIDQLFPVMPIHRLDERPRHRAVLADITCDCDGKIDRFIDKEDVAKILPLHDLKPDEPYYVAIFLVGAYQETLGDLHNLLGDTNVVGVHLENGKPVYTHEVEGDTVADVLSYVEYDPKELISRFRNFAEKAVSEGRISPKERREILDRYREGLNGYTYFES from the coding sequence ATGACGCCTCCTGCCACCGCCACCGGTAAATCCTCGAAACGTCCCGCTGAAAAGGCGTGGTCACCGGACAAGTCCGCCGACCTCTACGGCGTTGATTCGTGGGGACACGGGTTTTTCGGCGTCAACAAGGCAGGCCATGTCACCGTCAACCTGACGGATGAAGACACCACTGCGGAAGTCTCTCTGCATGAAGTCGTGGAAGGCCTGCGCGACCGCGGCACCCACCTTCCCGTGCTGCTCCGCTTCCGCGACCTGCTCCACTCCCGCATCACCGAACTCAACGAGTCCTTCCGCAAGGCCATCAAGGACGTGAAGTACCGCGGCGAATACCGCGGCGTCTATCCCATCAAGGTGAACCAACAGCGGCAGGTCATCGAGGAGATCTCCGAGTTCGGGAAAAAGTACCACTATGGCCTGGAAGCGGGCTCGAAGCCGGAGCTGATCGCCGCGCTGGCGCACATGCACGATCCGGAGGCCTACATCATCTGCAACGGCTACAAGGATGAGGAATTCATCGACCTGGCGCTGACCACCCAGAAGATGGGCCTGAAGATCATGCTGGTGCTGGAGATGCCGTCCGAACTCGGCCTCATCCTCGAGCGCTCCCGCAAGATCGGCGTGCTGCCGAACCTCGGCGTGCGCATCCGTCTTTCGACGAAAGGCTCCGGCCACTGGCAGGAATCCGCGGGTGACAAATCCGTCTTCGGCCTCAGCGCCAACCAGATCATCGACGTGGTCGATCAACTGAAGGATGCGGGCTACCTCGGCTGCCTGAAGATGCTCCACTACCACCAGGGTTCCCAGATCCCGAACATCGCGGCCATCCGCGAAGGCTGCACGGAGGCGGTCCGCGTCTATTGCGACCTGGTGAAGGAAGGCGCGCCGATGGGCGTGCTGGACATCGGCGGCGGCATGGCGGTGGACTACGATGGCTCCCACACCAACTTCGCCTCGTCCTGCAACTATTCCATCGCCGAATACTGCACGGACATCGTGGAAACGGTTTCCCAGGTCTGCGACAAGGCGGGCATCGCCCACCCGAACCTCATCTCGGAGTCCGGCCGCGCGATCGTCGCCTACTACTCCGTGCTGGTGTTCAACATCCTGGATGTGACCAGCGCGCAGACCAGTGAAGCCGCACCGGCCATCCCGGAAAAAGCGCCGCAAAACCTGATCAACATCATCGACATCAACAAGACGCTTTCCACGAAGAACCTCCAGGAAAGCTACAACGACGCGCTCTACTACCGGGACCAGCTCCGCGCGCAGTTCTTCTACGGCGCGGCCACGTTGCGCGAACGCGGTCTGGGCGAGGCTTGGTTCTGGCACATCCTCACCCGCATCTCGAAGCTCATCGCGGATCTGGATGAAATTCCGGAAGACCTCCGTGAGCTGTCCTCCACGCTGGTGGACTACTACTACGGGAACTTCTCCCTGTTCCAATCCCTGCCGGACTCCTGGGCCATCGACCAGCTCTTCCCGGTGATGCCCATCCACCGTCTCGATGAACGTCCGCGCCACCGCGCGGTGCTGGCCGACATCACCTGCGACTGCGACGGCAAGATCGACCGCTTCATCGACAAGGAAGACGTCGCCAAGATCCTCCCGCTGCACGACCTGAAGCCGGATGAGCCTTACTACGTGGCCATCTTCCTCGTCGGTGCCTACCAGGAGACCCTCGGCGACCTCCACAACCTGCTGGGCGACACCAACGTCGTCGGCGTCCATCTTGAGAACGGCAAGCCGGTCTACACCCACGAAGTCGAGGGCGACACCGTGGCCGATGTGCTCAGCTACGTGGAATACGACCCGAAGGAACTGATCAGCCGCTTCCGCAACTTCGCGGAGAAGGCCGTATCCGAAGGCCGCATCTCACCGAAGGAACGCCGCGAGATCCTCGACCGCTACCGCGAGGGCCTGAATGGCTACACGTATTTCGAAAGCTGA